From Novosphingobium decolorationis, one genomic window encodes:
- a CDS encoding Arm DNA-binding domain-containing protein, which produces MLTHIKIAAAKPAAKSYNLYDTLGLHLAVRPSGSKLWRVNYRYLGKHKTLHLGAWPGLGLADARAKRDEARRKVSEGIDPALEKRRAKIAARYAAANSFEDVAKEWLGKCEREGLAQVTIEKIEWLLAKAYTKVH; this is translated from the coding sequence ATGCTGACGCACATCAAGATTGCGGCCGCCAAGCCAGCCGCCAAATCCTACAATCTCTATGATACTCTGGGCCTTCATCTCGCGGTGCGACCGTCGGGATCCAAACTCTGGCGCGTCAACTACCGCTACCTTGGAAAGCACAAGACACTTCACCTTGGCGCATGGCCGGGGCTTGGCCTCGCGGACGCCCGGGCGAAGCGCGACGAGGCCCGGCGGAAAGTTTCTGAAGGCATTGATCCTGCCCTCGAGAAGAGGCGCGCAAAAATCGCTGCGAGATACGCTGCGGCCAACTCATTTGAGGACGTTGCAAAAGAATGGCTGGGAAAGTGCGAGCGTGAAGGCCTCGCTCAGGTCACGATTGAAAAAATCGAGTGGCTCCTCGCCAAGGCTTATACCAAGGTGCATTGA
- a CDS encoding IS5-like element ISNov2 family transposase, with translation MSRPPRARYRTTNWKSYNAALAQRGSLQVWFDPEMEWLSTPTGKRGRQPVFSDVAIQACLTLKGVFKLPLRQTTGMVASLLEMAGLDWPVPDFSTLSRRQKTLLVEIPCQPSSGPLHLLIDSTGIKAVGDGEWCRRKHGPSKRRQWRKVHLGVDLGSLDIRAIEVTGSRVGDAPVLPELLDQIPYDQAIASVSADGAFDTRACHEAIAARDACAIIPARSNAQAWPESTPGVAARNEIVRSSQRFGRTIWKRWSGYHQRSLVETKMHCFKLLGERIMARDFDRQVAEMQIRAAILNRFTALGRPQTQRVG, from the coding sequence ATGAGCAGACCGCCCCGCGCCCGTTACCGCACGACGAATTGGAAGTCCTACAACGCAGCGCTGGCGCAGAGAGGTTCGCTTCAGGTCTGGTTTGACCCCGAGATGGAGTGGCTATCCACTCCGACCGGCAAGCGCGGGCGTCAGCCGGTGTTCTCGGATGTCGCGATCCAGGCCTGCCTGACGCTGAAGGGCGTGTTCAAGCTGCCCTTGCGCCAGACCACCGGCATGGTCGCCAGCCTTCTCGAGATGGCCGGGCTCGATTGGCCGGTGCCGGATTTCAGCACGCTGAGCCGAAGGCAGAAGACCCTGCTTGTCGAGATCCCCTGCCAGCCCAGTTCCGGACCGTTGCACCTGCTGATTGACAGCACGGGCATCAAGGCCGTTGGAGACGGGGAATGGTGCAGGCGCAAACATGGCCCGTCCAAACGTCGCCAGTGGCGAAAGGTTCACCTGGGTGTGGACCTCGGATCGTTGGATATCCGCGCTATCGAAGTGACGGGAAGCCGGGTTGGCGATGCCCCCGTGCTGCCCGAACTGCTGGACCAGATCCCATACGATCAAGCTATCGCGAGCGTCAGCGCCGATGGCGCTTTTGACACCAGGGCCTGTCACGAAGCCATTGCCGCACGCGATGCCTGTGCGATCATCCCTGCCCGCAGTAATGCGCAAGCCTGGCCGGAGAGTACGCCGGGCGTCGCGGCCCGCAACGAAATCGTTCGCTCAAGTCAGCGGTTTGGCAGGACAATCTGGAAACGATGGAGCGGCTATCACCAGCGCAGCTTGGTCGAAACCAAAATGCATTGCTTCAAACTCCTGGGCGAACGCATCATGGCACGCGACTTCGATCGCCAGGTCGCCGAAATGCAAATCCGCGCCGCCATCCTCAACCGCTTCACCGCACTCGGAAGGCCCCAAACTCAGCGTGTCGGGTGA
- a CDS encoding cold-shock protein: MTIGTVKFFNEDKGYGFIQPDDGSADSFVHISAVQAAGFSTLNTDQRVNYVVEEGRNGKQSAVNLSSAD; this comes from the coding sequence ATGACTATCGGAACCGTAAAATTCTTCAACGAAGACAAGGGCTATGGCTTCATCCAGCCTGACGACGGCTCAGCCGACAGCTTCGTGCACATCTCGGCTGTTCAGGCCGCCGGGTTTTCGACGCTCAACACGGACCAACGCGTGAACTACGTGGTGGAAGAGGGCCGCAACGGCAAGCAAAGTGCTGTGAACCTCAGCAGCGCCGACTGA
- a CDS encoding IS630 family transposase (programmed frameshift): MAAAIGVRSDYTSADLRQFARRSGDANQVRRLLAVALILDGRSRSEAARFAGVTLQIVRDWVLRFNEGGPDGLATRKAPGRASILNDEQRARLAEIVETGPIPAAHGVVRWRLCDLAQWIWDEFELSVTRHTLGRELRAMGYRKLTARPRHRGQKSDDIADFKKGSPPVLAQIKRRLPRGTPIELWWQDEARVGQQTKLTRRWAKRGTRPSAPKDQRRSSAWLFGAICPAEGKAAGIVMPRCNSEAMSMHLEEIAFHVAPGAHAVLLLDQAGWHGSAELVVPPNITLMPLPPRCPELNPVENVWQFMRDNWLSNRIFKSYDDIVDHCCFAWNKLVDQPWHIMSIGMRQWAHGY; this comes from the exons ATGGCGGCAGCGATTGGGGTTCGATCTGACTACACATCGGCGGATTTGCGCCAGTTTGCGCGACGAAGTGGCGATGCCAATCAGGTCCGGCGTCTGTTGGCTGTTGCACTGATCCTGGACGGCAGGAGCCGCAGCGAAGCGGCGAGGTTTGCCGGGGTGACGCTGCAGATCGTGCGCGACTGGGTTCTGCGCTTCAACGAGGGAGGTCCCGACGGTCTGGCAACGCGCAAGGCTCCGGGGAGAGCGTCGATCCTGAACGACGAGCAGCGCGCGCGGCTTGCCGAGATCGTCGAGACTGGGCCGATTCCTGCAGCGCATGGCGTGGTGCGCTGGCGGCTGTGCGATCTGGCGCAGTGGATCTGGGACGAGTTCGAGTTGTCGGTCACACGTCACACTCTTGGGCGCGAGCTTCGCGCCATGGGCTACCGCAAACTCACGGCGCGGCCACGCCACCGTGGCCAGAAGAGCGATGACATTGCCGATTTTAAAAAAGGTTCGCCGCCCGTCT TGGCGCAAATCAAGCGGCGGCTCCCGAGAGGAACGCCGATAGAGCTGTGGTGGCAGGACGAAGCCCGCGTCGGCCAGCAGACCAAGCTCACCCGGCGCTGGGCGAAGCGCGGCACCCGGCCATCAGCGCCGAAGGACCAGCGTCGCTCCTCGGCATGGCTGTTCGGCGCGATCTGTCCCGCCGAAGGCAAGGCCGCCGGTATCGTCATGCCCCGTTGCAACAGCGAGGCGATGAGCATGCACCTCGAGGAAATCGCCTTCCACGTCGCGCCGGGCGCGCATGCGGTCCTCCTGCTCGATCAGGCCGGATGGCACGGTTCGGCCGAACTGGTCGTGCCTCCCAATATTACCCTGATGCCGCTGCCGCCACGATGCCCGGAGCTCAACCCTGTCGAGAACGTATGGCAGTTCATGCGCGACAACTGGCTGTCGAACCGCATCTTCAAATCCTACGACGACATCGTCGACCACTGCTGCTTCGCATGGAACAAGCTCGTCGATCAGCCCTGGCACATCATGTCCATCGGAATGCGCCAATGGGCGCATGGGTACTGA
- a CDS encoding N-formylglutamate amidohydrolase: MAAPRLETLLGPGDPEPVQCFNPLGTAPFILTGDHAGAAIPDRLGWLGLGKDELSRHIALDIGVAELGRAISRRLDAVFLSQAYSRLVVDCNRDPWSHEAIPQTSDGTPVPGNQSLSSRERTLRIGEIHEPYHARLAEEVARRWRPGKRVVLVALHSFTPVLGGIERPWDVGILHAGGNESFSRRLLGAFAREPGLRVGDNQPYLMDRTDYSVPRHAFGRTLDYAEIEIRQDHVADKAGQRHWAELLCMALEEAWRQ, encoded by the coding sequence ATGGCTGCACCACGCCTTGAGACCTTGCTTGGTCCCGGCGATCCCGAACCCGTTCAATGCTTCAATCCTCTCGGCACTGCGCCTTTCATCCTGACCGGGGATCATGCCGGAGCCGCGATACCTGACCGGCTCGGGTGGCTGGGCCTTGGAAAGGACGAGTTGTCCCGTCATATCGCGCTCGACATCGGCGTTGCCGAACTGGGCCGTGCCATTTCCAGGCGCCTCGACGCCGTATTCCTGTCGCAGGCCTATTCCCGCCTCGTGGTGGACTGCAATCGCGATCCCTGGTCGCATGAGGCCATTCCGCAAACCAGCGACGGGACGCCAGTGCCGGGCAACCAAAGCCTTTCCTCGCGCGAGCGAACGCTGCGTATCGGCGAAATTCACGAGCCCTACCACGCCAGACTGGCCGAGGAGGTCGCAAGGCGCTGGCGCCCCGGAAAGCGGGTCGTGCTGGTCGCGCTCCACAGCTTTACGCCTGTTCTCGGCGGGATCGAACGGCCTTGGGATGTCGGTATCCTTCACGCGGGCGGAAACGAGAGCTTTTCGCGCCGGTTATTGGGCGCATTCGCGCGCGAGCCAGGCCTGCGCGTCGGTGACAACCAGCCCTATCTCATGGACCGGACGGACTACAGCGTTCCCCGCCATGCTTTCGGTCGTACGCTGGATTATGCCGAAATCGAGATCCGTCAGGATCACGTTGCGGACAAGGCCGGACAACGGCACTGGGCGGAATTGCTGTGCATGGCACTTGAGGAGGCCTGGCGGCAGTAA
- the infA gene encoding translation initiation factor IF-1, producing MAKEELITLEGQIDEIYPDGRFGVMLENDHRIIAYTAGKMRRFRIKSVVGDHVRVEMTPYDLSKGRIVYREKTPGQGPGGPRGRTFRR from the coding sequence ATGGCAAAGGAAGAACTGATTACACTGGAAGGTCAGATCGACGAGATCTATCCCGACGGGCGCTTTGGCGTGATGCTCGAGAACGACCACAGGATCATTGCCTATACTGCCGGAAAAATGCGGCGGTTTCGCATCAAGTCCGTCGTCGGAGATCACGTCCGCGTGGAAATGACGCCCTACGACCTGTCGAAGGGGCGCATTGTCTATCGCGAGAAGACGCCAGGGCAAGGCCCCGGTGGCCCTCGTGGACGGACCTTCCGACGCTGA
- a CDS encoding response regulator gives MSHKFTVLVVEDEPLILLAACDLVASVGYLPREAADATRALSILEESSSIAILFTDIDMPGPIDGMELAFETQARWPHIGIIITSGRWPLARHDIPHGSVFLEKPYMDGALVDALKRLCCANAQGIPLVNPVG, from the coding sequence ATGTCCCACAAGTTCACTGTCCTCGTTGTCGAGGACGAACCCCTTATATTGCTGGCGGCCTGCGACCTTGTCGCGAGCGTCGGATACCTTCCGAGAGAGGCGGCGGATGCGACTCGTGCTCTCAGCATCCTTGAAGAGAGCTCTTCAATAGCAATCCTGTTCACTGACATCGACATGCCCGGGCCAATCGATGGGATGGAGTTGGCTTTTGAAACGCAGGCGCGATGGCCGCACATCGGCATCATCATCACGTCAGGCCGCTGGCCTCTGGCCCGTCACGACATTCCGCATGGCTCCGTATTTCTAGAAAAACCCTATATGGATGGGGCTCTCGTCGATGCATTGAAAAGGCTTTGTTGCGCAAATGCCCAAGGGATTCCGTTGGTGAATCCAGTTGGTTAG
- a CDS encoding IS630 family transposase (programmed frameshift) — translation MAAAIGVRSDYTSADLRGFARRSGDADQVRRLLAVALILDGGSRSEAAKIAGVTLQIVRDWVLRFNDGGPDGLATRKAPGRASILNDEQRARLAEIVEAGPIPAAHGVVRWRLADLALWVWDEFELSVTRHTLGRELRAMGYRKLSARPRHRGQKRDDIVDFKTSAPVSGANQAAAPGGTPIELWWQDEARIGQQTKLTRRWAKRGTRPSAPKDQRRSSAWLFGAICPAEGKAAGIVMPRCNSEAMSMHLEEIAFHVAPGAHAVLLLDQAGWHGSAELVVPPNITLMPLPPRCPELNPVENVWQFMRDNWLSNRIFKSYDDIVDHCCFAWNKLVDQPWRIMSIGMRQWAHGY, via the exons ATGGCGGCAGCGATTGGGGTTCGATCTGACTACACATCGGCGGATTTGCGAGGGTTTGCACGACGAAGTGGCGATGCCGATCAGGTCCGACGCCTGTTGGCTGTTGCGCTGATCCTGGACGGCGGCAGTCGCAGCGAAGCGGCGAAGATTGCCGGCGTGACGCTGCAGATCGTGCGCGACTGGGTTCTGCGGTTCAACGACGGAGGTCCCGACGGTCTGGCAACGCGCAAAGCTCCGGGGCGGGCTTCGATCCTGAACGACGAGCAGCGCGCCCGGCTCGCCGAGATCGTCGAGGCGGGGCCGATCCCCGCGGCGCATGGCGTCGTGCGTTGGCGGCTTGCTGACCTGGCGCTGTGGGTCTGGGACGAGTTCGAGCTGTCGGTCACACGCCACACTCTCGGGCGCGAGCTTCGTGCGATGGGTTATCGCAAGCTCTCGGCCCGGCCGCGCCATCGTGGCCAGAAGCGCGATGACATCGTCGATTTTAAAACTTCGGCGCCCGT GTCTGGCGCAAATCAAGCGGCGGCTCCGGGAGGAACGCCGATAGAGCTATGGTGGCAGGACGAGGCCCGCATCGGCCAGCAGACCAAGCTTACCCGGCGCTGGGCGAAGCGCGGAACCCGGCCATCGGCGCCGAAGGACCAGCGTCGCTCCTCGGCATGGCTGTTCGGCGCGATCTGTCCCGCCGAAGGCAAGGCCGCCGGCATCGTCATGCCCCGTTGCAACAGCGAGGCAATGAGCATGCATCTCGAGGAAATTGCCTTCCACGTCGCGCCAGGCGCGCATGCAGTCCTCCTGCTCGATCAGGCCGGATGGCACGGATCGGCCGAACTGGTCGTGCCTCCCAACATCACCCTGATGCCGCTGCCGCCGAGATGCCCCGAACTCAACCCAGTCGAAAACGTCTGGCAGTTCATGCGCGACAACTGGCTGTCGAACCGCATCTTCAAATCCTACGACGACATCGTCGACCACTGCTGCTTCGCATGGAACAAGCTCGTCGATCAGCCCTGGCGCATCATGTCCATCGGAATGCGCCAATGGGCACATGGGTACTGA